A single region of the Lotus japonicus ecotype B-129 chromosome 4, LjGifu_v1.2 genome encodes:
- the LOC130711412 gene encoding T-complex protein 1 subunit delta — translation MAAPHRSSKTESYVDNKRKEDIRHANILAARSVANAVRTSLGPKGMDKMISTSSDEVIITNDGATILNKMQVLQPAAKMLVELSKSQDSAAGDGTTTVVVIAGALLEQCLLLLSRGIHPTVISDSLYKASIKAVDVLTAMAVPVELTDRDSLVKSASTSLNSKVVSQYSTLLAPLAVDAVLTVIDPAQPEMVDLRDVKIVKKLGGTVDDTELVTGLVFDKKVSHAAGGPTRMENAKIAVIQFQISPPKTDIEQSIVVSDYSQMDRILKEERSYILGMIKKIKATGCNVLLIQKSILRDAVTDLSLHYLAKAKILVIKDVERDEIEFITKTLNCLPIANIEHFRAEKLGYADLVEEVSLGDGKIVKISGIKDMGRTTTVLVRGSNQLVLDEAERSLHDALCVVRCLVAKRFLIAGGGAPEIELSRQLGAWAKVLHGMEGYCVRAFAEALEVIPYTLAENAGLNPIAIVTELRNRHAQGEINTGINVRKGQITNILEENVVQPLLVSTSAITLATECVRMILKIDDIVTVR, via the coding sequence ATGGCGGCTCCTCACCGATCCTCCAAGACGGAGTCCTATGTCGACAACAAGCGCAAGGAAGACATCCGGCATGCCAACATCCTCGCGGCGCGCTCCGTCGCCAACGCCGTCCGCACCAGTCTCGGTCCCAAAGGCATGGACAAGATGATCTCCACCTCCTCCGACGAGGTCATCATCACCAACGACGGCGCCACCATCCTCAACAAGATGCAGGTCCTCCAACCCGCCGCCAAGATGCTCGTCGAGCTTTCCAAGTCTCAGGACTCCGCAGCCGGTGACGgaaccaccaccgtcgtcgttATCGCTGGCGCACTCCTCGAGCagtgcctcctcctcctctcccgcGGCATCCACCCCACCGTCATCTCCGATTCACTCTACAAGGCCTCCATCAAAGCCGTCGACGTCCTCACTGCCATGGCCGTCCCCGTCGAGCTCACCGATCGTGACTCCCTCGTCAAATCCGCCAGCACCTCCCTCAACAGCAAGGTCGTCAGCCAGTACTCCACCCTTCTCGCTCCTCTCGCTGTCGACGCCGTCCTCACAGTCATCGATCCCGCCCAGCCTGAAATGGTCGATCTCCGTGATGTTAAGATCGTGAAGAAGCTCGGCGGCACCGTCGACGATACCGAGCTCGTCACGGGCCTTGTCTTTGACAAGAAGGTGAGCCATGCCGCTGGTGGACCTACTCGCATGGAGAATGCTAAAATTGCCGTGATCCAGTTCCAGATTTCACCTCCGAAAACCGACATCGAGCAGAGCATTGTGGTGAGTGATTACTCTCAGATGGATAGGATTTTGAAGGAAGAGAGGAGTTACATTCTGGGCATGATTAAGAAGATTAAGGCAACTGGTTGCAATGTTTTGTTGATTCAGAAGAGCATTTTAAGAGATGCTGTCACTGATTTGTCTCTGCATTATCTTGCTAAAGCTAAGATATTGGTGATCAAAGATGTGGAAAGGGATGAGATTGAGTTCATTACCAAGACATTGAACTGTTTGCCCATTGCCAACATTGAGCATTTCCGCGCCGAGAAGTTGGGCTATGCTGATCTTGTGGAGGAGGTTTCTCTTGGTGATGGCAAGATTGTGAAGATTTCTGGGATTAAGGACATGGGGAGGACCACAACTGTGCTTGTCCGCGGATCCAACCAGCTTGTGCTTGATGAAGCGGAGCGGAGTCTTCATGATGCTTTGTGTGTTGTTAGGTGCTTGGTTGCCAAGAGGTTTCTGATAGCCGGTGGTGGCGCCCCAGAGATAGAGTTGTCGAGGCAGCTGGGTGCCTGGGCAAAGGTGCTTCATGGGATGGAGGGTTACTGTGTGCGAGCATTTGCTGAGGCACTTGAAGTCATTCCTTATACTCTGGCTGAGAATGCTGGTTTGAACCCCATTGCAATTGTTACTGAGCTGAGGAATCGTCATGCCCAGGGTGAGATCAATACTGGAATCAATGTGAGGAAGGGTCAGATCACAAACATCTTGGAGGAGAATGTGGTGCAGCCGCTGCTAGTAAGCACGAGTGCTATCACCTTGGCAACAGAGTGCGTGCGGATGATTTTGAAGATTGATGATATTGTAACTGTGAGGTAG
- the LOC130714799 gene encoding uncharacterized protein LOC130714799: MGNSDKPTVKVEPFVDEPINPTKAFEDTEVDILNWTNKGDIASNKNEDPDATEYSSSFADTTSEAENDARLSDVEVESELNESDLEDSFGAIFPISSKKMKLSDHWKNFIQPIRWRCKWVELKLKQFESQALKYSEELAEYDKRKHGKPDHFTLEEKGSKSFPFLNDVYRSKARKRRKRKRVEETPDLASYTSHHVLFSYLENKKSDADGALADDFDNPVIKEACEDSTDRVGDDDEQSFFEFSEADASLEQILWSIDLMQSRVHKMKNDVDAIMTTNASKISPYENYCFRYDDEGSSSARSPMNSGEIGDTASVGGVYNSTQHAPEFDFGDFMMAESTVSGYGKVATVPDIIESTVGLLSSADVTLHQDFVGDSCEDMVDNVLMHEVAETVEHTFKDASHVVKVEDMVKIEEEESVPPVSQEESTLKPCVNRDVNLPKNKGKRGERKGKAGSGSWSMKGSGESDNP, from the exons ATGGGTAACAGTGACAAGCCTACTGTTAAGGTTGAGCCCTTTGTGGATGAACCAATTAACCCTACCAAAGCCTTTGAGGACACAGAGGTTGATATACTGAATTGGACAAATAAGGGTGATATCGCTTCTAACAAAAATGAGGACCCTGATGCAACTGAATATTCAAGCTCATTTGCCGATACAACATCTGAAGCTGAAAATGATGCTAGATTGAGTGATGTTGAAGTGGAATCAGAGCTAAATGAAAGTGACTTGGAGGATAGTTTTGGTGCTATATTCCCCATAAG CTCTAAGAAGATGAAGTTGTCAGATCATTGGAAGAACTTCATACAACCTATAAGATGGCGTTGCAAATGGGTGGAACTGAAACTTAAGCAATTTGAGTCACAAGCATTAAAATATAGTGAAGAGCTTGCAGAATATGATAAGAGAAAACATGGGAAACCTGATCATTTCACCTTGGAAGAGAAAGGTTCAAAGTCATTTCCATTTTTGAATGATGTGTATAGAAGTAAGGCCagaaagagaaggaaaagaaagagagtTGAGGAAACACCTGATTTGGCATCATATACATCGCATCATGTTCTTTTCTCCTATCTCG AGAATAAGAAGTCTGATGCTGATGGCGCTTTGGCTGATGATTTTGATAATCCAG TGATCAAAGAGGCATGTGAAGATTCAACAGATAGAGTAGGCGATGATGACGAACAATCTTTCTTTGAGTTTAGTGAGGCTGATGCTTCCTTGGAGCAGATACTTTGGTCAATTGACCTCATGCAGTCTAGAGTCCACAAGATGAAAAACGATGTCGATGCGATCATGACCACAAATGCTTCCAAGATTTCTCCATATGAGAATTATTGCTTTCGTTATGATGATGAGGGTAGTAGCTCTGCTCGGAGTCCTATGAACTCTGGAGAGATTGGAGACACAGCATCTGTTGGGGGTGTCTATAATTCAACTCAGCATGCACCTGAGTTTGATTTTGGAGACTTCATGATGGCTGAAAGTACTGTTTCAGGTTATGGAAAAGTTGCAACTGTTCCTGATATAATAGAGAGCACTGTGGGCTTATTGTCTTCTGCTGATGTTACCCTCCACCAGGACTTCGTTGGGGACTCATGTGAAGAT ATGGTAGACAATGTATTGATGCACGAGGTAGCTGAGACTGTGGAACACACCTTCAAAGATGCAAGTCATGTTGTGAAGGTTGAGGACATGGTGAAAATTGAAGAGGAAGAAAGCGTGCCTCCTGTTTCTCAAGAGGAATCTACTCTCAAGCCCTGTGTGAATAGAGATGTTAACCTCCCCAAGAATAAAGGAAAGCGTGGGGAGCGAAAAGGAAAAGCTGGTTCAGGTAGTTGGAGCATGAAAGGTTCTGGGGAATCTGATAACCCCTGA